In the genome of Ptychodera flava strain L36383 chromosome 13, AS_Pfla_20210202, whole genome shotgun sequence, one region contains:
- the LOC139147295 gene encoding WD repeat-containing protein 97-like isoform X7 gives MSLAQARKFLDSTQKKPGQKENETKAQFYWRKLRETIRFTVKNVYRSDLKSVVIGHGVHHVRKLNHINEITDVLYNPEAKEYLTVDCKGINIFHLDGRKKDFIQPDEEFTRLIHAKEVNEYIGWTPGGDELLLLSDEFELISVGKVPQKIYAVVYNEQCNEIVTAGVGNVTSWSFRYAAKHLIPRKMAKEGLTAQDIFPLISLEDTASRAQRAFTACGTAVAVFNLYEGKLVTYKRDLHVRNITSLLFFNPLKCLITAARDGTIKMWDETWHLKLVFVGHSGAVSCLAVYPYGPYIISGSHDCTLRVWSLETCDEVDMIETAEPVDGLGTVLKCDNVHSYSAFTVSLWKIRDIHTMHTAIGHKIDAIRLTNRPEPECPRRALVVTRDATVRVVAPSNGNVITSLIVDRKVGVVDAIYAQAEETLFVALKNGDMVLANTKVNPSVVKHTWKGSEGSEREHFNCLCLYEYIVENSLETDVWKGLFRSAKVTVQSPMKSSKMRGKDRTLVMGGRKDGYLAVLDWDTMEVTYKIEAHGYKGVLSLLANSKDDQLISAGLDPETSSNNVIKVWRVFPFAEESLAPLMSFYCANTPLHMSVMRSCLMVAFQEPSTATYSIVKYDINSKNRFDHSPNEDHIDDVTGLSCCPRMQVTASCSSDGTLRIWNEANRLIRIVKLNAMPTSLCFCSEKGDLLIGIGKHLHRIEHYKYMPKAYMMKMVSMHFPDEIDEDPLPYDGDLIHYMTHEDVKRLKHAHSSLYKFDHFVDVLTDEENEELTREKKTKEKEYAMLEARDSELRKIRDGKIALKKKPRPPPRVREEAFQKYLELLPRPEQIFVPKDDYFNPNAFMDVPDIQGEAPYREFSPMGFFPNPASIVREEDEEEDGVKVTRKRPLPINPSGFIPNSVLIRLLWKEEDTAQMKSDSWRPPALSEDQLAEINARKRAKKIEDMVEQEEREKAELEKPKSVPKSRVLKQLDIDMTRSPSPKELEVDVETPPPTPPPEEPKEEPKEEPKPPPKPKPVQPRKPIQKLIAKPKPKTPSPEPPPPPTPSPPRPPTPLPGFITQFRGAEWFEKYFPNAGPSTFPKPWTVSAFTTTLLKLEKIADYEMKTQIADAMMTLHVQDGLANSQQVADTILGLLNSSSPPTVQDEEQKAFILHALRLLQGLGSRDEATVVQMIVQYLDGDEEIRTQVRNLFIQMGVQDPHNYFFKELDSWEVWNLDEANHRTELQAMAKNWVQKWTELFKNHIRRTIELLKKGKVTGKIAKLPGKGRQTSPSEPSRGILKKDDEDSSGDRVSTAGSSEKDRLTPRPLSQTRPIMVTFDAPPDQATIDNATPVEAINYFCEMQLEKHMERLRAAETPAASKVKEDVKKNTVLVLPKIKSESNHLVNREQDEPSDLESEARDQVADLPTKSPLSEGDESDVVEFKTSRELFEEMKREKEKEQRQQREKERQEKREKKKSPKKPTPPLPESRKKEKDSKPSLVRLGETHTSKCRPHRETSLAAIEFKLPSIYPGKRMEYDGMYGFTPKIDLPMKTVVMNPFPSPADYYEQYHQPILLSLKSSQKYFVPSQSYIKPTELI, from the exons ATGAGCCTTGCACAAGCAAGGAAGTTCCTGGACTCAACCCAGAAGAAACCTGGACAAAAGGAAAATGAAACCAAAGCCCAGTTCTATTGGAGAAAACTTCGAGAAACAATTAGATTTACAGTGAAAAATGTTTACAGGTCTGACCTGAAAAGTGTTGTCATAGGACATGGTGTGCATCATGTGAGGAAACTAAATCATATCAATGAGATAACTGATGTGTTATACAACCCAGAAGCTAAG GAGTACTTGACCGTTGACTGTAAGGGTATCAACATTTTCCATTTGGATggaagaaagaaagactttaTTCAGCCAGATGAAGAGTTTACCAGACTGATCCATGCCAAGGAAGTCAATGAATACATTGGCTGGACACCAGGTGGAGATGAACTACTTTTGTTGTCTGATGAATTTGAACTTATTTCTGTCGGCAAAGTACCTCAGAAGATTTATGCCGTCGTGTACAATGAGCAGTGTAATGAAATAGTTACTGCTGGTGTTGGCAATGTTACA tCATGGAGCTTTCGATATGCAGCCAAGCACCTTATCCCGAGGAAGATGGCCAAAGAGGGTCTGACTGCTCAAGACATCTTTCCACTAATCTCACTGGAGGACACAGCCAGCAGAGCTCAGAGAGCTTTCACAGCATGTGGTACTGCAGTTGCAGTGTTCAATCTTTATGAAGGCAAACTAGTCACATACAAAAGAGACCTTCATGTCAGGAATATTACAAG CTTGCTGTTCTTCAACCCACTGAAGTGTTTGATCACAGCAGCCAGAGATGGAACTATCAAAATGTGGGATGAAACATGGCATTTGAAGCTAGTCTTTGTAGGCCACAGTGGTGCTGTTAGCTGTCTGGCTGTCTATCCATATGGACCATACATCATCTCAGGGTCCCATGACTGTACACTCAGAGTATGGAGTTTAGAAACCTGTGATGAAGTGGACAT gaTTGAAACTGCAGAACCTGTTGATGGTCTAGGTACAGTCCTCAAATGTGACAATGTACACAGCTATTCAGCATTCACCGTCTCTCTGTGGAAAATCCGGGATATACACACCATGCACACAGCAATAGG ACATAAAATAGATGCAATACGGCTCACAAACAGACCTGAACCTGAG TGCCCACGACGTGCGTTAGTAGTAACTAGAGATGCAACAGTCAGAGTGGTTGCACCCAGCAATGGAAATGTCATCACATCACTGATTGTGGATAGGAAAGTTGGAGTTGTGGATGCAATTTATGCCCAAGCAGAAG AAACATTATTTGTTGCTCTGAAGAATGGTGACATGGTACTGGCTAACACAAAAGTCAATCCCAGTGTTGTCAAGCATACATGGAAGGGCAGTGAAGGAAGTG AAAGAGAACATTTCAACTGCCTGTGTTTGTATGAATACATTGTGGAGAACTCCCTGGAAACTGATGTGTGGAAAGGACTGTTCAGGTCGGCCAAGGTCACAGTTCAAAGTCCCATGAAAAGTTCCAAGATGAGAGGCAAGGACAGAACACTGGTCATGGGTGGTCGTAAAGATGGCTACTTGGCTGTATTGGACTGGGACACCATGGAAGTCACCTACAAAATTGAG GCGCATGGCTACAAGGGTGTTCTGAGTCTTCTTGCCAACTCTAAAGATGATCAGCTCATCTCAGCTGGTCTAG ATCCTGAGACTTCGAGTA ACAATGTCATCAAAGTGTGGCGGGTATTTCCATTTGCTGAAGAGTCCCTGGCACCGCTGATGTCGTTTTACTGTGCAAATACTCCACTACACATGTCAGTCATGAGAAGTTGCTTGATGGTTGCTTTTCAAGAGCCGTCTACTGCCACCTACAGCATTGTCAAATATGACATCAATTCCAAAA atCGGTTTGATCACAGTCCAAACGAAGACCACATTGATGATGTTACAGGGCTCAGTTGCTGCCCTAGAATGCAGGTGACCGCTTCCTGCAGCTCTGACGGCACACTTAGAATATGGAATGAAGCTAACAGACTCATTag GATCGTCAAGCTGAACGCAATGCCCACAAGTCTGTGCTTCTGCAGTGAGAAAGGTGACCTGCTGATAGGAATAGGCAAACATTTACACAGGATTGAACACTACAAAT ATATGCCCAAAGCATACATGATGAAGATGGTATCCATGCATTTTCCTGATGAGATTGATGAAGATCCTTTACCCTATGACGGTGATTTGATACACTACATGACCCATGAAGATGTCAAGAGACTCAAACATGCACACTCCTCACTCTACAA ATTtgatcattttgtggatgttctcactgatgaagaaaatgaaGAGCTTACTAGAGAAAAGAAGACGAAGGAAAAA GAGTATGCCATGTTGGAAGCCAGAGACAGTGAATTGAGGAAGATTCGAGATGGAAAGATTGCACTGAAGAAGAAACCAAGACCACCTCCAAGAGTTAGAGAAGAGGCTTTTCAGAAATACTTAGAGTTACTTCCAAGGCCAGaacaaatattt GTACCCAAAGATGATTACTTCAACCCCAATGCATTCATGGATGTGCCAGACATTCAAG GAGAGGCACCGTACCGTGAGTTTTCCCCAATGGGTTTCTTTCCTAATCCTGCCTCCATCGTGCGGGAAGAAGATGAGGAAGAGGACGGAGTCAAAGTCACAAGGAAGAGACCTCTCCCCATCAACCCTTCGGGCTTCATTCCCAATTCCGTCCTTATACGTTTACTGTGGAAAGAGGAGGACACGGCACAGATGAAATCTGACTCATGGAGGCCGCCAGCATTGAGTGAAGATCAGTTAGCAGAGATTAATGCCAGAAAAAGG GCCAAGAAGATTGAAGACATGGTTGAACAAGAGGAGCGTGAGAAAGCCGAACTGGAAAAACCCAAATCAGTACCCAAATCACGGGTCCTCAAACAACTTGACATTGATATGACAAGGTCACCTTCACCCAAGGAATTGGAGGTGGATGTTGAAACCCCACCTCCCACCCCACCCCCTGAAGAACCTAAAGAAGAGCCCAAGGAGGAGCCCAAACCACCCCCTAAACCAAAACCTGTGCAACCCAGGAAACCCATTCAGAAGCTCATAGCCAAACCCAAGCCTAAAACACCCAGTCCTGAACCCCCACCTCCACCGACCCCATCACCCCCAAGACCGCCAACTCCTCTACCAGGATTTATTACACAGTTCAGAGGTGCTGAGTGGTTTGAAAAATACTTCCCAAATGCTGGACCAAGT ACCTTTCCCAAACCCTGGACAGTGTCAGCATTCACCACTACTCTGCTGAAACTGGAAAAGATTGCAGACTACGAGATGAAAACTCAGATTGCAGATGCCATGATGACACTCCACGTCCAGGACGGGCTGGCAAACTCCCAGCAGGTTGCCGACACCATACTTGGTTTATTGAACTCATCCTCCCCACCCACAGTACAAGACGAGGAACAGAAAGCATTCATTCTACATGCGTTGAGATTGTTACAGGGTCTAGGATCACGTGATGAAGCCACTGTGGTACAGATGATTGTACAGTACTTGGATGGAGATGAAGAGATAAG GACACAAGTGCGTAATCTGTTCATTCAAATGGGAGTCCAGGATCCTCACAATTATTTCTTCAAAGAATTGGATTCCTGGGAAGTGTGGAATCTGGACGAAGCCAATCACAGGACAGAACTGCAAGCCATGGCAAAGAATTGGGTTCAAAAATGGACGGAActattcaag AACCACATCAGGCGAACCATTGAACTCTTGAAGAAGGGCAAAGTGACTGGCAAGATAGCCAAGCTGCCAGGCAAAGGGCGGCAAACTTCACCTTCTGAACCCTCTAGAGGCATCTTAAAAAAG gatgaTGAAGACAGTTCGGGAGACAGAGTGTCTACTGCTGGTAGTAGTGAGAAAGACAGGCTGACCCCAAGACCACTGTCGCAGACCAGGCCTATCATGG TCACTTTTGATGCCCCACCAGACCAGGCAACCATTGACAATGCCACACCCGTTGAGGCCATCAATTATTTCTGTGAAATGCAACTTGAGAAGCACATGGAAAGACTGAGAGCCGCGGAGACCCCTGCAGCCAGCAAAGTGAAAGAGGATGTAAAGAAAAACACTGTACTTGTCTTGCCAAAGATTAAAAG TGAAAGCAATCATTTAGTAAACag GGAGCAGGATGAACCGTCAGATCTTGAAAGTGAAGCCAG GGACCAAGTTGCTGATCTTCCAACAAAGTCTCCTCTCTCAGAGGGAGATGAGAG CGATGTGGTGGAGTTTAAAACATCAAG AGAGCTTTTCGAGGAAATGAAAAG GGAGAAAGAAAAGGAGCAACGACagcagagagaaaaagaaagacaagaaaaaCGAGAGAAAAAGAAATCGCCAAAGAAACCTACACCACCTCTACCAGAAAG CAGGAAGAAAGAAAAAGACAG TAAACCAAGCTTGGTACGTCTTGGGGAAACTCATACCAGCAAATGCAGACCACACAGGGAGACTTCATTAGCGGCAATAG AGTTCAAACTACCTTCCATATATCCGGGCAAACGAATGGAATACGATGGAATGTACGGCTTCACACCTAAGATAGATCTGCCCATGAAGACAGTAGTGATGAATCCATTTCCAAGCCCAGCTGACTACTACGAACAGTATCATCAGCCCATACTGCTGAGCCTCAAATCCtcacagaaatattttgttccTAGCCAGTCATACATCAAACCAACTGAGCTGATTTAG
- the LOC139147295 gene encoding WD repeat-containing protein 97-like isoform X12: MSLAQARKFLDSTQKKPGQKENETKAQFYWRKLRETIRFTVKNVYRSDLKSVVIGHGVHHVRKLNHINEITDVLYNPEAKEYLTVDCKGINIFHLDGRKKDFIQPDEEFTRLIHAKEVNEYIGWTPGGDELLLLSDEFELISVGKVPQKIYAVVYNEQCNEIVTAGVGNVTSWSFRYAAKHLIPRKMAKEGLTAQDIFPLISLEDTASRAQRAFTACGTAVAVFNLYEGKLVTYKRDLHVRNITSLLFFNPLKCLITAARDGTIKMWDETWHLKLVFVGHSGAVSCLAVYPYGPYIISGSHDCTLRVWSLETCDEVDMIETAEPVDGLGTVLKCDNVHSYSAFTVSLWKIRDIHTMHTAIGHKIDAIRLTNRPEPECPRRALVVTRDATVRVVAPSNGNVITSLIVDRKVGVVDAIYAQAEETLFVALKNGDMVLANTKVNPSVVKHTWKGSEGSEREHFNCLCLYEYIVENSLETDVWKGLFRSAKVTVQSPMKSSKMRGKDRTLVMGGRKDGYLAVLDWDTMEVTYKIEAHGYKGVLSLLANSKDDQLISAGLDPETSSNNVIKVWRVFPFAEESLAPLMSFYCANTPLHMSVMRSCLMVAFQEPSTATYSIVKYDINSKNRFDHSPNEDHIDDVTGLSCCPRMQVTASCSSDGTLRIWNEANRLIRIVKLNAMPTSLCFCSEKGDLLIGIGKHLHRIEHYKYMPKAYMMKMVSMHFPDEIDEDPLPYDGDLIHYMTHEDVKRLKHAHSSLYKFDHFVDVLTDEENEELTREKKTKEKEYAMLEARDSELRKIRDGKIALKKKPRPPPRVREEAFQKYLELLPRPEQIFVPKDDYFNPNAFMDVPDIQGEAPYREFSPMGFFPNPASIVREEDEEEDGVKVTRKRPLPINPSGFIPNSVLIRLLWKEEDTAQMKSDSWRPPALSEDQLAEINARKRAKKIEDMVEQEEREKAELEKPKSVPKSRVLKQLDIDMTRSPSPKELEVDVETPPPTPPPEEPKEEPKEEPKPPPKPKPVQPRKPIQKLIAKPKPKTPSPEPPPPPTPSPPRPPTPLPGFITQFRGAEWFEKYFPNAGPSTFPKPWTVSAFTTTLLKLEKIADYEMKTQIADAMMTLHVQDGLANSQQVADTILGLLNSSSPPTVQDEEQKAFILHALRLLQGLGSRDEATVVQMIVQYLDGDEEIRTQVRNLFIQMGVQDPHNYFFKELDSWEVWNLDEANHRTELQAMAKNWVQKWTELFKNHIRRTIELLKKGKVTGKIAKLPGKGRQTSPSEPSRGILKKDDEDSSGDRVSTAGSSEKDRLTPRPLSQTRPIMVTFDAPPDQATIDNATPVEAINYFCEMQLEKHMERLRAAETPAASKVKEDVKKNTVLVLPKIKSKPSLVRLGETHTSKCRPHRETSLAAIEFKLPSIYPGKRMEYDGMYGFTPKIDLPMKTVVMNPFPSPADYYEQYHQPILLSLKSSQKYFVPSQSYIKPTELI, encoded by the exons ATGAGCCTTGCACAAGCAAGGAAGTTCCTGGACTCAACCCAGAAGAAACCTGGACAAAAGGAAAATGAAACCAAAGCCCAGTTCTATTGGAGAAAACTTCGAGAAACAATTAGATTTACAGTGAAAAATGTTTACAGGTCTGACCTGAAAAGTGTTGTCATAGGACATGGTGTGCATCATGTGAGGAAACTAAATCATATCAATGAGATAACTGATGTGTTATACAACCCAGAAGCTAAG GAGTACTTGACCGTTGACTGTAAGGGTATCAACATTTTCCATTTGGATggaagaaagaaagactttaTTCAGCCAGATGAAGAGTTTACCAGACTGATCCATGCCAAGGAAGTCAATGAATACATTGGCTGGACACCAGGTGGAGATGAACTACTTTTGTTGTCTGATGAATTTGAACTTATTTCTGTCGGCAAAGTACCTCAGAAGATTTATGCCGTCGTGTACAATGAGCAGTGTAATGAAATAGTTACTGCTGGTGTTGGCAATGTTACA tCATGGAGCTTTCGATATGCAGCCAAGCACCTTATCCCGAGGAAGATGGCCAAAGAGGGTCTGACTGCTCAAGACATCTTTCCACTAATCTCACTGGAGGACACAGCCAGCAGAGCTCAGAGAGCTTTCACAGCATGTGGTACTGCAGTTGCAGTGTTCAATCTTTATGAAGGCAAACTAGTCACATACAAAAGAGACCTTCATGTCAGGAATATTACAAG CTTGCTGTTCTTCAACCCACTGAAGTGTTTGATCACAGCAGCCAGAGATGGAACTATCAAAATGTGGGATGAAACATGGCATTTGAAGCTAGTCTTTGTAGGCCACAGTGGTGCTGTTAGCTGTCTGGCTGTCTATCCATATGGACCATACATCATCTCAGGGTCCCATGACTGTACACTCAGAGTATGGAGTTTAGAAACCTGTGATGAAGTGGACAT gaTTGAAACTGCAGAACCTGTTGATGGTCTAGGTACAGTCCTCAAATGTGACAATGTACACAGCTATTCAGCATTCACCGTCTCTCTGTGGAAAATCCGGGATATACACACCATGCACACAGCAATAGG ACATAAAATAGATGCAATACGGCTCACAAACAGACCTGAACCTGAG TGCCCACGACGTGCGTTAGTAGTAACTAGAGATGCAACAGTCAGAGTGGTTGCACCCAGCAATGGAAATGTCATCACATCACTGATTGTGGATAGGAAAGTTGGAGTTGTGGATGCAATTTATGCCCAAGCAGAAG AAACATTATTTGTTGCTCTGAAGAATGGTGACATGGTACTGGCTAACACAAAAGTCAATCCCAGTGTTGTCAAGCATACATGGAAGGGCAGTGAAGGAAGTG AAAGAGAACATTTCAACTGCCTGTGTTTGTATGAATACATTGTGGAGAACTCCCTGGAAACTGATGTGTGGAAAGGACTGTTCAGGTCGGCCAAGGTCACAGTTCAAAGTCCCATGAAAAGTTCCAAGATGAGAGGCAAGGACAGAACACTGGTCATGGGTGGTCGTAAAGATGGCTACTTGGCTGTATTGGACTGGGACACCATGGAAGTCACCTACAAAATTGAG GCGCATGGCTACAAGGGTGTTCTGAGTCTTCTTGCCAACTCTAAAGATGATCAGCTCATCTCAGCTGGTCTAG ATCCTGAGACTTCGAGTA ACAATGTCATCAAAGTGTGGCGGGTATTTCCATTTGCTGAAGAGTCCCTGGCACCGCTGATGTCGTTTTACTGTGCAAATACTCCACTACACATGTCAGTCATGAGAAGTTGCTTGATGGTTGCTTTTCAAGAGCCGTCTACTGCCACCTACAGCATTGTCAAATATGACATCAATTCCAAAA atCGGTTTGATCACAGTCCAAACGAAGACCACATTGATGATGTTACAGGGCTCAGTTGCTGCCCTAGAATGCAGGTGACCGCTTCCTGCAGCTCTGACGGCACACTTAGAATATGGAATGAAGCTAACAGACTCATTag GATCGTCAAGCTGAACGCAATGCCCACAAGTCTGTGCTTCTGCAGTGAGAAAGGTGACCTGCTGATAGGAATAGGCAAACATTTACACAGGATTGAACACTACAAAT ATATGCCCAAAGCATACATGATGAAGATGGTATCCATGCATTTTCCTGATGAGATTGATGAAGATCCTTTACCCTATGACGGTGATTTGATACACTACATGACCCATGAAGATGTCAAGAGACTCAAACATGCACACTCCTCACTCTACAA ATTtgatcattttgtggatgttctcactgatgaagaaaatgaaGAGCTTACTAGAGAAAAGAAGACGAAGGAAAAA GAGTATGCCATGTTGGAAGCCAGAGACAGTGAATTGAGGAAGATTCGAGATGGAAAGATTGCACTGAAGAAGAAACCAAGACCACCTCCAAGAGTTAGAGAAGAGGCTTTTCAGAAATACTTAGAGTTACTTCCAAGGCCAGaacaaatattt GTACCCAAAGATGATTACTTCAACCCCAATGCATTCATGGATGTGCCAGACATTCAAG GAGAGGCACCGTACCGTGAGTTTTCCCCAATGGGTTTCTTTCCTAATCCTGCCTCCATCGTGCGGGAAGAAGATGAGGAAGAGGACGGAGTCAAAGTCACAAGGAAGAGACCTCTCCCCATCAACCCTTCGGGCTTCATTCCCAATTCCGTCCTTATACGTTTACTGTGGAAAGAGGAGGACACGGCACAGATGAAATCTGACTCATGGAGGCCGCCAGCATTGAGTGAAGATCAGTTAGCAGAGATTAATGCCAGAAAAAGG GCCAAGAAGATTGAAGACATGGTTGAACAAGAGGAGCGTGAGAAAGCCGAACTGGAAAAACCCAAATCAGTACCCAAATCACGGGTCCTCAAACAACTTGACATTGATATGACAAGGTCACCTTCACCCAAGGAATTGGAGGTGGATGTTGAAACCCCACCTCCCACCCCACCCCCTGAAGAACCTAAAGAAGAGCCCAAGGAGGAGCCCAAACCACCCCCTAAACCAAAACCTGTGCAACCCAGGAAACCCATTCAGAAGCTCATAGCCAAACCCAAGCCTAAAACACCCAGTCCTGAACCCCCACCTCCACCGACCCCATCACCCCCAAGACCGCCAACTCCTCTACCAGGATTTATTACACAGTTCAGAGGTGCTGAGTGGTTTGAAAAATACTTCCCAAATGCTGGACCAAGT ACCTTTCCCAAACCCTGGACAGTGTCAGCATTCACCACTACTCTGCTGAAACTGGAAAAGATTGCAGACTACGAGATGAAAACTCAGATTGCAGATGCCATGATGACACTCCACGTCCAGGACGGGCTGGCAAACTCCCAGCAGGTTGCCGACACCATACTTGGTTTATTGAACTCATCCTCCCCACCCACAGTACAAGACGAGGAACAGAAAGCATTCATTCTACATGCGTTGAGATTGTTACAGGGTCTAGGATCACGTGATGAAGCCACTGTGGTACAGATGATTGTACAGTACTTGGATGGAGATGAAGAGATAAG GACACAAGTGCGTAATCTGTTCATTCAAATGGGAGTCCAGGATCCTCACAATTATTTCTTCAAAGAATTGGATTCCTGGGAAGTGTGGAATCTGGACGAAGCCAATCACAGGACAGAACTGCAAGCCATGGCAAAGAATTGGGTTCAAAAATGGACGGAActattcaag AACCACATCAGGCGAACCATTGAACTCTTGAAGAAGGGCAAAGTGACTGGCAAGATAGCCAAGCTGCCAGGCAAAGGGCGGCAAACTTCACCTTCTGAACCCTCTAGAGGCATCTTAAAAAAG gatgaTGAAGACAGTTCGGGAGACAGAGTGTCTACTGCTGGTAGTAGTGAGAAAGACAGGCTGACCCCAAGACCACTGTCGCAGACCAGGCCTATCATGG TCACTTTTGATGCCCCACCAGACCAGGCAACCATTGACAATGCCACACCCGTTGAGGCCATCAATTATTTCTGTGAAATGCAACTTGAGAAGCACATGGAAAGACTGAGAGCCGCGGAGACCCCTGCAGCCAGCAAAGTGAAAGAGGATGTAAAGAAAAACACTGTACTTGTCTTGCCAAAGATTAAAAG TAAACCAAGCTTGGTACGTCTTGGGGAAACTCATACCAGCAAATGCAGACCACACAGGGAGACTTCATTAGCGGCAATAG AGTTCAAACTACCTTCCATATATCCGGGCAAACGAATGGAATACGATGGAATGTACGGCTTCACACCTAAGATAGATCTGCCCATGAAGACAGTAGTGATGAATCCATTTCCAAGCCCAGCTGACTACTACGAACAGTATCATCAGCCCATACTGCTGAGCCTCAAATCCtcacagaaatattttgttccTAGCCAGTCATACATCAAACCAACTGAGCTGATTTAG